The region GCGACTCGAAGAGCTAGCTATAGGCTTGCGATTTGCTCACATCGCCACACTGGATCGAATAATCTCGACTGACAAGCTCCCACTGTAGGCGCTGGCCACGAAACATTATCGCCATCACTTGCTTACCGACCTATAACATCACGTCCAAACTGCCCAACAGCATCATGGCTGGCGTTGCTGACGACCCAGAAAAGCGCAGAACGCCAAGCAGTGGGACAAGTCCCGCGAGCACCATCCGAGTCGACAGAAGCGAAAACCAGTTGGCGCAGTCATCATCAACGTCGAAGGATGAAGTGGGCGAGCTCTCCTCCAAGGCCGATGTGCCGCCTGTCGCAGCCTCGGGACCAGCGCCAGAGGAGTCACGTACCAAGTTAGAAACGACACTGGTCATCACCGCACTGGCGAGCGCGCTCTTCCTTGGCGCACTCGATATCACCATCGTCAGTGTAGCCATTCCGACAATTGCAGAGGAATTCGGCTCAACCGCTGGGTACACATGGATTGGATCGGCATACATGCTCGCCAGCGCGGCCGGCGCGCCGATGTGGGGGAAGATATCTGATATCTGGGGCCGGAAGCCCATCATGCTCATTGCCGTCGGCATTTTTTGGATTGGGTCCCTGCTGAGTGCTCTCAGCAAGAATATTGGCATGCTCATTGCTGCTCGGGCGATCCAGGGCattggtggtggcggcatcATCATTCTTGTCAACGTTTGCATCAGCGACCTGTTCTCCATGCGAAAACGAGGTTAGTTAAGAGTTTCCGTTTCGAGAAACCAAGCGTGCTAACGGTCTTGTTAGGTATCTACTTTGGTGTAATGGGAATCGTTTGGGCGGTGGCCAGCGCCGTCGGTCCTGTTCTTGGCGGTGTCTTTACAAGTCAGGTTacctggcggtggtgtttctGGATCAATCTGCCAGTATCTGGCGTTGGGTTTGCGGTGCTGGCTTGGGTGCTGAAGCTGCACAACCCTCGCACCCCCATGCGCCAGGGGCTCGCTGCCGTCGACTGGTTGGGTTCGCTTGCGGTTATCGGCGGAACGCTGATGGTTCTTTTCGGCCTCGAGTTTGGAGGCGTGACCTACCCATGGTCGTCGCCCACCGTCATCTGCTTAATCGTTTTCGGTGTGGTGACGGCTGGCATATTCGTCTTGATCGAATGGAAGGTGGCCAAGTTTCCACTGATGCCGTTGCGTCTGTTTCGTCGGCGATCCAGCATTGCCAGTTTGGGTGTTGCTGCTTTTCAGGGCATTGTCTTCATCTCGGGAAGTTACTACCTGCCGCTGTACTTCCAAGCGGTCCTCGGCGCCTCGCCATTGATGTCCGGCATCTACGTCCTGCCTTTTGTCTTGTCTCTCTCGGTTGTCTCTGCCATAACTGGCGTGGTCATCAAGAAGACAGGAAAATACTTGCCTTGTATTATCTTTGGCATGTCGATCATGACTCTGGGTTTTGGGCTTTTTATTGCTCTTGAACCGCAGGCCAACTGGGCCAAGATCGTCGTCTTCCAGCTGATAGCTGGCATCGGCGTGGGGCCAAACTTCCAGGCACCGCTTATTGCGCTTCAAACAACCGTTGGGCCTCGAGATATGGCATCAGCGACGGCAACTTTTGGATTTATCAGGCAGTTGTTCACCGCGATATCTGTTGTGATTGGGGGTGTTGTCTTCCAAAATGGGATGGAGGAGCAGTATCCCAGACTGCTAGAGGAAATCGGACCCGATGCTGCGAACATGCTCTCTGGGAGCAACGCGGCTTCCAGCATTGGCTTTGCCATGAGCTTGCCTGAGCGTAGTCG is a window of Podospora pseudopauciseta strain CBS 411.78 chromosome 1, whole genome shotgun sequence DNA encoding:
- a CDS encoding hypothetical protein (EggNog:ENOG503NUAW; COG:U), coding for MAGVADDPEKRRTPSSGTSPASTIRVDRSENQLAQSSSTSKDEVGELSSKADVPPVAASGPAPEESRTKLETTLVITALASALFLGALDITIVSVAIPTIAEEFGSTAGYTWIGSAYMLASAAGAPMWGKISDIWGRKPIMLIAVGIFWIGSLLSALSKNIGMLIAARAIQGIGGGGIIILVNVCISDLFSMRKRGIYFGVMGIVWAVASAVGPVLGGVFTSQVTWRWCFWINLPVSGVGFAVLAWVLKLHNPRTPMRQGLAAVDWLGSLAVIGGTLMVLFGLEFGGVTYPWSSPTVICLIVFGVVTAGIFVLIEWKVAKFPLMPLRLFRRRSSIASLGVAAFQGIVFISGSYYLPLYFQAVLGASPLMSGIYVLPFVLSLSVVSAITGVVIKKTGKYLPCIIFGMSIMTLGFGLFIALEPQANWAKIVVFQLIAGIGVGPNFQAPLIALQTTVGPRDMASATATFGFIRQLFTAISVVIGGVVFQNGMEEQYPRLLEEIGPDAANMLSGSNAASSIGFAMSLPERSRRVAQEAYFESLRTMYIMYVVFAGVGLIVSFFVGSRKLSNDHQIHKTGLKDMKDAKEQEKPRLPVDGGLDEEQRVPEGNSKKLPKESKGGKKGGNSMKFFFE